The Acetomicrobium flavidum genome window below encodes:
- a CDS encoding phosphatidate cytidylyltransferase has translation MSELRTRAISGAVIVICILTGIYIGGYLWLVLSSVIALASLWEYYDLFSRFGHISKGIGLIAGALMLYMSSKGASFSAVIALLILQSYVVLSIETLRKVAHNKSSGLLNMSGLLSGLVFVVLPWVFLVVLRQRPFGEKLLFSLFLCTWSCDVFAYLIGRSFGKMPFARNISPKKTLEGFIGGFMGSVLCAGILSLCFKIPPLPWILLGALIGVAGQIGDLYESLFKREAEVKDSGNLIPGHGGFLDRFDSILINSTLIFLVFEVILS, from the coding sequence ATGAGCGAACTTCGGACTCGCGCTATAAGTGGTGCTGTCATAGTAATTTGCATACTTACGGGGATTTATATAGGAGGCTACCTTTGGCTTGTTTTGTCTTCAGTCATTGCCTTGGCATCGCTATGGGAATACTATGATCTATTTTCACGCTTCGGTCACATATCGAAGGGCATAGGATTGATAGCTGGAGCATTGATGTTGTATATGTCCTCCAAGGGGGCGTCTTTTTCTGCCGTCATCGCATTATTGATCCTACAATCCTACGTTGTCTTATCGATAGAAACATTAAGAAAGGTTGCCCATAATAAAAGCTCGGGCCTACTGAACATGAGCGGCTTATTGAGTGGCCTGGTTTTCGTGGTGCTTCCATGGGTATTTTTAGTGGTGCTCAGACAAAGGCCCTTCGGGGAAAAACTGCTATTCTCGTTATTTCTCTGTACGTGGAGCTGTGATGTCTTTGCCTATTTAATAGGAAGGAGTTTCGGCAAAATGCCATTTGCCCGAAACATCAGCCCTAAAAAGACGTTGGAAGGATTCATAGGCGGCTTCATGGGAAGCGTGCTTTGTGCAGGGATCCTTTCCCTTTGCTTTAAAATACCACCCCTACCGTGGATATTGCTTGGAGCATTGATCGGTGTAGCGGGCCAAATAGGGGATTTGTACGAATCCCTCTTTAAAAGGGAAGCGGAGGTCAAAGATAGCGGTAATTTAATACCTGGCCATGGAGGTTTTTTGGACAGGTTTGACAGCATTCTAATTAACTCCACGCTGATATTCCTGGTCTTTGAGGTGATATTAAGTTGA
- a CDS encoding uracil-DNA glycosylase translates to MTEILYSLTEEEIKREIDKTWTAIEEKVRKCQKCPLCESRTQSVFGEGAKNTELMFVGEGPGAEEDAQGLPFVGRAGQLLNQIFTAAGIKREEVYITNVVKCRPPQNRVPTIEECAACNDYLFAQISLVQPKILVTLGNTPTKWLLKTTHEGITQLRGKWFDWYGIKLMPMFHPSYLLRNQSRKVGSPRHLTWQDIQEVKAQWDKVRQTR, encoded by the coding sequence ATGACTGAGATTCTTTATTCTCTGACCGAAGAAGAAATCAAGCGCGAGATTGACAAAACGTGGACGGCGATAGAAGAAAAGGTAAGGAAATGCCAGAAGTGTCCTCTATGTGAAAGCAGAACCCAAAGCGTCTTTGGCGAAGGAGCCAAAAACACAGAGCTGATGTTCGTGGGCGAAGGCCCTGGTGCAGAGGAAGATGCTCAGGGGCTGCCCTTTGTGGGTCGCGCCGGACAGCTGCTAAACCAGATCTTTACGGCTGCCGGGATCAAAAGAGAAGAGGTATATATAACCAACGTCGTCAAGTGTCGTCCACCTCAAAATAGGGTGCCAACGATAGAGGAATGTGCAGCCTGCAACGATTACCTCTTTGCCCAAATCTCACTAGTTCAGCCTAAGATCCTGGTGACCCTGGGGAATACACCGACTAAATGGCTGCTTAAGACCACCCATGAGGGCATCACTCAGCTTAGGGGCAAGTGGTTCGATTGGTACGGCATTAAACTCATGCCCATGTTTCATCCCAGTTACTTACTAAGAAATCAGTCGCGCAAGGTGGGAAGCCCAAGGCATCTGACATGGCAGGATATACAGGAGGTAAAGGCCCAGTGGGACAAGGTAAGGCAAACGAGGTAG
- the ispG gene encoding (E)-4-hydroxy-3-methylbut-2-enyl-diphosphate synthase codes for MEMQSQKKSVNIGGLEIGKGSPIRIESMLKTPVTDIDGCRQELKTLKLEGCELVRVAFPEMSCLQSLKALLEISEIPIMADIHFDAKLAKAALEAGCMAIRINPGNMPKGGLADVVRLAKEKKAVIRIGSNSGSLNNVQLEQAMGNKAKALFIAVQEQVKILEDMGFDDIILSSKSTSIAETINANLLVSRHFPQYPVHIGMTEAGAIPEGLIKSAAGISLLLMQGIGDTLRISLSAPASEEVRAGYALLRSLGLRKRGVEVISCPACGRRRLDVSKLVEEIRPALKDLPDGTVVAIMGCEVNGPREAMDADIGVAGTPNGVVIFKKGEVVGHLGEEEMEKIGSLFKDML; via the coding sequence ATGGAGATGCAATCTCAAAAAAAGTCGGTGAACATAGGCGGGTTGGAGATAGGAAAAGGTTCACCCATAAGGATAGAAAGCATGCTAAAGACCCCTGTAACGGATATCGATGGGTGTCGGCAAGAGCTGAAGACCCTTAAACTTGAAGGTTGCGAACTGGTTCGGGTGGCCTTCCCGGAAATGAGTTGTCTTCAGTCGCTAAAAGCACTCCTAGAAATTTCGGAAATACCGATTATGGCCGACATTCACTTTGACGCCAAGCTGGCTAAAGCGGCTCTTGAAGCGGGTTGTATGGCCATTAGGATCAACCCTGGCAATATGCCGAAAGGTGGACTTGCAGACGTCGTAAGATTGGCAAAGGAGAAAAAAGCCGTCATAAGGATAGGATCCAACAGCGGTTCGTTGAACAATGTCCAACTGGAACAGGCCATGGGCAATAAAGCTAAAGCCCTATTTATTGCAGTACAAGAACAGGTGAAAATCCTGGAGGATATGGGCTTTGACGACATCATCCTCTCGAGCAAATCTACTTCCATTGCCGAGACGATCAATGCTAACTTGTTAGTCTCAAGGCACTTTCCGCAGTATCCCGTTCACATCGGGATGACGGAGGCTGGGGCAATCCCGGAGGGCCTAATAAAATCGGCAGCAGGGATTTCCTTGCTCTTGATGCAGGGAATAGGCGATACTCTCAGGATAAGCTTATCGGCGCCAGCTAGCGAAGAGGTAAGAGCGGGATATGCCCTGCTTAGGTCTTTGGGCTTAAGAAAAAGGGGTGTCGAGGTGATCTCTTGTCCTGCCTGTGGGAGACGACGTTTGGATGTGTCAAAGCTTGTGGAAGAGATAAGACCTGCATTGAAGGACTTACCCGACGGCACTGTCGTGGCCATTATGGGATGCGAAGTGAACGGCCCGAGGGAGGCCATGGATGCCGACATAGGCGTAGCGGGCACTCCCAATGGAGTTGTGATATTTAAAAAGGGTGAGGTGGTAGGTCATTTGGGAGAAGAGGAGATGGAGAAAATAGGGTCGCTTTTCAAGGATATGCTGTAA
- a CDS encoding isoprenyl transferase, which translates to MGQGKANEVENEVEIIPAHVAIIMDGNGRWARQRHLPRIMGHYAGVKAVERTVIAATNIGIRYLSLFAFSTENWKRPKGEVLGLFGLFRYYIKCKVKKLKEENIRLRFSGRTNLLPEDLQDLILWAQDETEKGNRMDLVVCLNYGGRQEIIDAVNRILDTDPETRPKQIDEESFRSYLYLPDLPDPDLIIRTSGEKRISNFWLWQSSYSELYFTDVLWPDFDEVRLREAVEEYQRRERRYGGI; encoded by the coding sequence GTGGGACAAGGTAAGGCAAACGAGGTAGAAAATGAGGTAGAAATAATACCTGCTCACGTTGCCATCATAATGGATGGCAACGGAAGATGGGCGAGACAAAGGCATTTACCAAGGATAATGGGGCATTACGCCGGAGTCAAGGCTGTTGAAAGGACCGTCATTGCGGCGACAAATATAGGAATACGATATCTTTCTCTATTTGCCTTTTCCACAGAAAACTGGAAACGCCCTAAAGGCGAAGTGTTGGGCTTGTTTGGCTTGTTCAGATATTACATAAAATGTAAAGTCAAGAAGCTAAAAGAGGAAAATATACGCCTGCGTTTCTCGGGTCGCACAAATTTACTGCCCGAAGATTTGCAGGACTTGATCCTCTGGGCGCAGGACGAGACCGAAAAGGGAAATAGAATGGATTTAGTCGTATGTCTTAACTACGGAGGCAGGCAGGAAATAATAGATGCAGTTAACAGGATTTTGGATACAGACCCTGAAACCAGACCAAAGCAGATCGATGAAGAAAGCTTTAGGTCTTACCTTTACCTCCCCGACCTTCCGGATCCTGACCTTATTATAAGGACCAGTGGAGAAAAGAGGATCAGCAATTTTTGGCTGTGGCAATCTTCGTACAGTGAACTTTACTTCACTGACGTCCTTTGGCCCGATTTCGATGAAGTCAGGCTAAGGGAGGCCGTGGAGGAATATCAAAGAAGAGAGAGACGATACGGAGGGATTTAA
- the hisC gene encoding histidinol-phosphate transaminase → MWLENFIRKSIMDVEPYKPGKSIGELKRELGLSHVVRLCSNENPWPLPESVVKAIQDASREVNRYPDAEAYSLRKAIAKKLGVSVQEVIVGAGTEGVTFALFQALLEEDDEVVILKPTYPLYKLATLACGSKCIEVPVDHDFRVSVTSLMDACTDNTKLLVLCDPNNPTGLFLPRHDLLTLSAFLNRRNILLVVDEAYAEFVTDPEYLSGIELFHQIGNVVILRTFSKIYGLAGLRVGYGIVPKPITKAYEKVRRVFDVNSIAQAAAIAALKEDDYIQDIREKTLLEKEKVTRALINMGMEVRDTFTNFILVKVDDEQGMYDGLLKEGIIVRPASDLGLNGFLRVSIGLPEENEQLISTLRKLMRRLGRRI, encoded by the coding sequence ATGTGGTTAGAAAATTTTATACGTAAATCAATAATGGATGTAGAGCCATATAAGCCCGGGAAATCTATTGGAGAGCTCAAAAGGGAGTTGGGGCTTAGCCATGTCGTGCGACTTTGCTCTAATGAAAACCCTTGGCCGCTTCCCGAAAGCGTCGTAAAGGCCATACAGGATGCCTCGCGCGAAGTTAACCGCTATCCCGACGCAGAGGCCTATTCCCTTAGAAAGGCCATAGCAAAAAAGTTGGGAGTTTCCGTTCAAGAGGTCATCGTCGGAGCGGGCACAGAAGGGGTTACTTTTGCCCTTTTTCAGGCGCTGCTGGAGGAAGACGACGAGGTTGTAATCCTGAAGCCCACATACCCGCTTTATAAACTTGCCACGCTGGCCTGTGGGAGCAAATGCATAGAGGTTCCGGTAGACCACGATTTCAGGGTAAGCGTGACAAGCTTGATGGACGCCTGTACGGACAATACCAAATTGTTGGTCTTGTGCGATCCAAACAATCCGACGGGATTATTTTTGCCGCGTCACGACTTATTGACGCTTTCTGCCTTTTTGAACAGACGAAACATACTGCTGGTCGTCGATGAGGCATACGCCGAATTCGTGACGGATCCGGAATATCTATCCGGAATAGAGCTGTTCCATCAGATTGGCAACGTCGTCATCTTGAGGACCTTTTCTAAGATATACGGTCTTGCCGGATTGAGGGTTGGATATGGTATCGTCCCTAAGCCTATCACAAAGGCATACGAAAAGGTGAGGCGCGTCTTCGATGTCAACTCCATAGCGCAGGCAGCTGCCATCGCTGCTTTAAAAGAAGATGACTACATTCAGGACATCAGAGAGAAGACGTTGCTGGAGAAGGAAAAGGTTACTAGGGCACTTATAAACATGGGGATGGAAGTAAGGGATACGTTTACGAACTTCATTTTAGTGAAGGTGGATGACGAACAGGGGATGTACGATGGACTGCTTAAAGAGGGAATAATCGTGCGCCCTGCAAGCGACTTGGGCTTAAATGGTTTCCTGCGGGTTTCGATCGGATTGCCCGAGGAGAACGAGCAACTTATAAGCACTTTAAGAAAGCTGATGAGACGACTTGGCAGGCGAATTTAA
- a CDS encoding Asp23/Gls24 family envelope stress response protein, whose translation MMEEEKEMHMTNQDYYQSSETQQSQEPGIEEAQPKGEVKISEEVISQMAIEALKSVPGVLPASSGLVANLRLGRRTSSGVKITIEEGAPNEVIVDTYISVKYGLRIPDIAWDVQEAIKNQIENYTGYTVKAVNVHVQGIHFTENKSQSQDLINP comes from the coding sequence ATGATGGAGGAAGAAAAGGAAATGCACATGACCAACCAGGACTATTATCAGAGTTCCGAAACACAGCAGAGCCAAGAACCTGGCATAGAGGAAGCTCAGCCAAAGGGAGAGGTTAAGATATCTGAGGAGGTCATATCTCAGATGGCCATTGAGGCGCTCAAAAGCGTGCCTGGCGTTTTGCCTGCAAGCTCCGGGTTAGTGGCAAACCTGCGTTTGGGGCGGAGGACGTCGAGTGGTGTAAAGATCACTATCGAAGAAGGGGCCCCGAATGAAGTGATCGTCGATACATACATATCCGTGAAATATGGCTTAAGAATCCCTGACATTGCCTGGGACGTTCAAGAGGCCATAAAAAACCAGATTGAAAACTACACAGGCTATACGGTTAAAGCTGTCAACGTGCACGTTCAAGGCATTCACTTCACCGAGAACAAATCTCAAAGTCAAGATCTGATAAATCCATAA
- a CDS encoding M50 family metallopeptidase, protein MFALVSFIIVIGVCVISHEFGHFLSAKLLGVQVHEFAFGMGPAIFKRRKNETLWSIRILPIGGFVRLAGMGEAIEGEVEDPQRSFNAKSAWRRWLILAAGSIVNILLAVIIATFFLWGHGVLDMEHARIGELMPGYPAQAIGLRPGDTVLAINDKKVTTWPDMASTIKSYADKPITIVVERPGVGEITFKDVFLKPDPSTGAYILGVKPALVKYEGIAALNYSLRYLWEMTKNIFSSIINWLFAGQKIDVTGPVGIAEMAGEAAKNGLWTFLFFLGIINLNLGLFNLIPFPALDGGRLLFVTVEMIFRKKVPEYIEQKVHFIGMVVLLVLIALITWQDITRIFNR, encoded by the coding sequence ATGTTTGCTCTAGTTTCTTTCATAATAGTAATCGGAGTCTGTGTAATTTCCCATGAATTTGGCCATTTCTTGTCTGCAAAGTTGCTTGGCGTGCAGGTGCATGAGTTTGCCTTTGGCATGGGACCAGCCATATTCAAACGGAGAAAAAACGAGACCCTTTGGTCGATCAGGATACTCCCCATAGGTGGTTTTGTAAGGCTGGCCGGCATGGGCGAAGCCATCGAGGGGGAGGTTGAGGATCCTCAAAGGAGCTTCAATGCAAAGAGCGCATGGCGCAGATGGTTGATATTGGCTGCCGGTTCTATAGTAAATATACTCCTTGCCGTCATAATAGCGACATTTTTCCTATGGGGGCATGGGGTGCTGGACATGGAACATGCAAGGATCGGCGAGCTCATGCCAGGATATCCCGCACAAGCTATAGGATTGCGCCCCGGGGATACCGTCCTAGCCATAAACGATAAGAAGGTAACCACTTGGCCTGATATGGCATCCACAATCAAGAGCTATGCCGATAAACCTATCACTATCGTCGTAGAGCGTCCTGGGGTAGGGGAGATAACCTTCAAGGATGTATTCCTCAAGCCAGATCCGTCAACGGGTGCATATATTCTAGGTGTCAAGCCTGCTCTGGTAAAGTATGAAGGCATTGCGGCTCTTAATTACTCATTGCGCTACCTTTGGGAGATGACCAAAAACATTTTTAGCTCCATCATTAACTGGCTGTTCGCCGGACAAAAGATCGATGTAACGGGTCCTGTTGGGATAGCCGAGATGGCAGGTGAAGCCGCAAAGAACGGGCTTTGGACGTTTCTGTTCTTCCTGGGGATAATAAATTTAAACCTTGGTTTGTTCAATCTCATACCCTTTCCCGCTTTGGACGGAGGAAGGTTGCTTTTCGTTACTGTGGAGATGATATTTCGTAAGAAAGTGCCTGAATACATCGAGCAGAAAGTGCATTTCATAGGAATGGTCGTATTGCTAGTGTTAATAGCTTTGATCACATGGCAAGACATAACGAGGATATTCAACAGGTGA
- a CDS encoding Asp23/Gls24 family envelope stress response protein, which produces MAGEFKVLAFVGPAGTGKSQRTHFIARQFGANYIIDDGLLIKDGKIVCGKSAKTEQNQVRAIRRALFEFPDHRDQVKRVLEKAAPCTILIVATSPGMAVKICRQLSLPEPERYIYIEEVATREEIEQALRERHTKKQHVIPVAYVQVRRNFAGKVVGRLKTFWSARVRSGLDDAEKTIVRPPFSYYGQVEIGPYAIEQIVRHVASLVTQVDEVKDVKVKTEEEGVVSVNVSIVVTAGKYTFMEVGNKVQRRIFAVLPFLTGLDLNEINVLIGGWKRNND; this is translated from the coding sequence TTGGCAGGCGAATTTAAGGTACTGGCCTTCGTCGGGCCGGCGGGCACCGGCAAAAGCCAGAGGACTCATTTTATAGCGCGGCAGTTTGGCGCAAACTACATAATCGATGATGGTCTTCTTATTAAAGACGGAAAGATCGTATGCGGGAAGAGCGCAAAGACCGAGCAGAACCAGGTCAGGGCCATAAGAAGGGCCTTGTTTGAGTTTCCCGATCATAGAGATCAGGTCAAAAGGGTCCTTGAAAAAGCTGCACCTTGCACCATTCTCATAGTTGCTACCTCCCCCGGAATGGCTGTTAAAATATGTAGACAACTGTCACTTCCCGAGCCGGAACGCTACATTTACATTGAAGAAGTAGCAACCAGAGAGGAAATCGAGCAGGCGCTGAGGGAGCGTCACACTAAAAAACAGCATGTGATCCCCGTTGCTTACGTGCAGGTAAGGCGGAACTTTGCAGGCAAGGTCGTCGGACGCCTTAAGACTTTTTGGTCGGCACGCGTGCGCAGCGGTTTGGACGATGCCGAAAAGACTATTGTAAGGCCGCCTTTTAGCTATTACGGCCAGGTAGAAATAGGCCCTTATGCGATAGAGCAGATAGTTAGACACGTGGCCTCGTTAGTGACTCAGGTTGACGAGGTGAAAGATGTCAAGGTAAAGACGGAAGAAGAAGGGGTCGTTTCCGTTAACGTCTCGATAGTAGTTACTGCCGGCAAATATACCTTCATGGAGGTAGGAAACAAGGTCCAACGAAGGATATTTGCCGTTTTGCCCTTTTTGACAGGTTTGGACCTGAATGAAATCAACGTATTGATCGGAGGATGGAAGAGGAACAATGACTGA
- the efp gene encoding elongation factor P has product MAQIVDTNSFRQGMMIKWEDSIWEILDCQHHKMGRGGAIVRTKLRNIYSGSIIETSFRAGERFERVVFDERKAQFIYKEGDNYVFMDMESYDQIYVPKSVLGDKALYLSDNLEVSLELYEGNIVGIELPNTVSLKVVDTPPGYKGDTVSGGGKPATLETGLTITVPMFVEVGDIVLVDTRTGEYLERDKSKGA; this is encoded by the coding sequence ATGGCTCAAATAGTTGATACGAATAGCTTCAGACAGGGAATGATGATAAAATGGGAAGATAGCATATGGGAGATTCTCGATTGCCAGCATCATAAGATGGGGCGTGGCGGGGCAATCGTAAGGACCAAGCTTCGAAACATCTACTCGGGTTCAATCATCGAGACGTCCTTCAGGGCGGGTGAGAGGTTTGAGCGTGTTGTGTTCGACGAGCGAAAGGCCCAGTTCATTTATAAGGAAGGCGACAACTATGTCTTCATGGATATGGAAAGTTATGATCAAATATACGTGCCCAAGTCCGTGCTAGGCGACAAGGCGCTCTATTTGAGCGACAATCTCGAAGTGAGCCTGGAGCTTTACGAAGGAAATATCGTGGGAATAGAACTTCCCAACACCGTTTCCCTGAAGGTAGTTGACACCCCTCCCGGATATAAAGGAGACACGGTATCGGGTGGGGGTAAACCTGCTACGCTAGAGACCGGATTGACGATAACCGTACCTATGTTCGTTGAGGTGGGGGATATCGTTTTGGTGGATACCCGTACCGGGGAATATTTAGAGAGGGATAAGTCCAAGGGGGCGTAG
- the dxr gene encoding 1-deoxy-D-xylulose-5-phosphate reductoisomerase, protein MNKKRLAVVGATGSIGRSALDICRRFPEAFEVRALAVRSNLKGLKALEGEFKPKFVVIYEEAAARDYVPLFDSTRVLKGKEGLKLLVQEDLDHIVFASSGTDAIPALMMALARKMEVSLANKESLVVGGPWVMETVDSFDQLRPIDSEHSAIWQCLLGERREDIEEIALTASGGPFLHATYEEMKNATPEIALKHPTWRMGAKITIDSATLFNKGLEIIEACYLFSMPLDRVKAVVQPDSLIHGCVRFCDGSSKLLLSKPDMRIPISFALSYPRRLRLDEAFHRPQITEWKVNFLKIDEEKFPCYGLARRALQMGNAYPPILVGADEAAVEAFLGGVISMVDIFPLLERTLLSYNGPSNLNSLEEAIALVDFGRREAGRLSRLFSERR, encoded by the coding sequence TTGAATAAAAAGAGATTGGCGGTCGTTGGAGCTACCGGCTCCATCGGAAGGTCGGCTTTGGATATATGCAGGAGGTTTCCCGAAGCTTTTGAGGTCAGGGCTTTAGCTGTCAGATCAAACCTCAAGGGATTGAAAGCCTTAGAAGGGGAGTTCAAGCCAAAATTTGTGGTAATTTACGAAGAAGCGGCAGCGCGAGATTACGTGCCTCTCTTTGACAGTACAAGGGTTTTAAAAGGAAAAGAGGGGCTAAAATTGCTTGTTCAGGAAGATCTGGATCATATCGTGTTTGCCTCGTCTGGGACAGATGCAATACCTGCCCTCATGATGGCCCTCGCGAGAAAAATGGAAGTATCGCTGGCAAATAAGGAAAGCTTGGTTGTGGGCGGCCCCTGGGTGATGGAGACGGTAGACTCATTTGATCAGTTGCGGCCAATAGACAGCGAGCACAGCGCGATATGGCAATGCCTTTTAGGAGAAAGAAGAGAGGATATCGAGGAGATCGCCTTGACGGCATCGGGTGGTCCTTTTTTACATGCAACTTACGAGGAGATGAAAAACGCAACCCCCGAAATTGCCTTGAAGCATCCAACCTGGAGAATGGGCGCAAAGATCACCATCGATAGTGCGACTTTATTCAATAAAGGACTTGAAATAATAGAGGCATGTTACCTTTTTTCCATGCCCCTTGATAGGGTCAAGGCCGTGGTTCAGCCCGATTCCTTAATTCACGGTTGCGTGCGCTTTTGCGATGGAAGCTCCAAATTGCTCTTAAGCAAACCGGACATGAGAATCCCAATTTCCTTTGCATTGTCATACCCTAGGCGATTGAGGCTAGACGAGGCGTTTCATCGTCCGCAGATTACCGAATGGAAAGTTAATTTTTTGAAAATAGACGAAGAGAAATTTCCCTGCTATGGCCTAGCCAGGCGGGCATTGCAGATGGGCAATGCCTACCCTCCAATATTGGTTGGCGCCGACGAAGCTGCGGTTGAAGCTTTCTTGGGGGGCGTCATCTCCATGGTCGACATCTTCCCCCTGTTGGAAAGGACACTTTTATCCTATAATGGACCGTCAAACCTAAATAGCTTAGAAGAGGCCATTGCACTTGTCGATTTCGGTCGTCGCGAAGCAGGAAGGTTGAGTCGCCTTTTTAGCGAAAGGAGATAA
- the murA gene encoding UDP-N-acetylglucosamine 1-carboxyvinyltransferase: MKGNSESNFIRIKGGTLLKGEVKAQGSKNAALPIMAAALLLRDGKVHLRNVPKLLDIHTMSELLIGLGAKVYRDDHNMTIEVSGELAWETPASLVRKMRASSLVLGPLLARCGKVVLPLPGGCAIGSRPMDLHFKGLSKMGAQIELDKGAVTARADRLVGTRIYLDFPSVGATENLLMAAVLAEGETLIENAAREPEIDNLVCALKVMGASIEGEGTGILRIKGKGELRPASVDIIPDRIEAATYLLAGVITQGDITVKGVIPEHLNALLAKLDEAGIEVINSGNALRVANPRRPKGITLKTMPYPGFSTDLQPQMMSVLSLAEGTSIIHETIFESRFLHASELQKMGAQIELQGNTAIVHGQKNLIGAEVYATDLRGGAALVLAGLAAEGETVIYDTHHLKRGYEDMVEKLIPLGAQIREEVGEPQGK, encoded by the coding sequence ATGAAGGGAAATTCAGAATCAAATTTTATAAGGATAAAGGGAGGCACTTTACTAAAAGGCGAGGTAAAGGCCCAAGGATCGAAAAACGCGGCTCTGCCTATAATGGCTGCTGCATTGTTGTTGCGCGATGGCAAGGTTCATCTCCGCAACGTACCGAAGCTGCTGGATATACACACCATGAGCGAACTTCTCATCGGCTTGGGCGCTAAAGTTTACCGTGACGATCACAACATGACCATAGAAGTTTCTGGCGAGCTTGCCTGGGAGACGCCCGCATCGCTTGTAAGGAAGATGAGGGCCTCTTCGCTTGTCTTAGGTCCGCTTCTTGCTCGTTGCGGCAAGGTGGTGTTGCCCCTTCCTGGCGGGTGTGCCATCGGCAGCAGGCCGATGGACCTTCATTTTAAGGGACTATCCAAGATGGGTGCACAAATAGAGTTGGATAAGGGTGCCGTAACGGCGCGCGCCGATAGGCTTGTGGGCACCAGAATATACCTCGATTTTCCGTCGGTGGGTGCCACCGAAAATCTGCTCATGGCGGCCGTGCTGGCCGAAGGCGAGACGCTGATAGAAAATGCCGCCAGGGAGCCCGAAATTGACAACCTGGTTTGTGCCTTAAAGGTTATGGGTGCCTCCATAGAGGGTGAGGGCACAGGAATCCTTCGGATAAAGGGCAAGGGAGAACTAAGACCTGCATCGGTAGACATAATACCCGATCGCATCGAAGCTGCCACGTATCTTTTGGCGGGCGTAATAACGCAGGGAGATATAACGGTTAAAGGAGTAATTCCAGAGCATTTAAATGCATTGCTCGCCAAACTAGACGAGGCCGGAATTGAAGTTATAAACAGCGGGAACGCCCTTCGCGTTGCCAATCCTAGACGTCCCAAGGGCATAACGCTTAAAACCATGCCCTACCCCGGTTTTTCTACGGACCTACAGCCGCAAATGATGTCAGTCCTTTCTCTTGCTGAAGGGACGAGCATAATACATGAGACCATATTTGAATCGCGGTTCCTCCATGCAAGCGAGCTTCAAAAGATGGGTGCTCAAATCGAGCTTCAGGGCAATACTGCAATAGTTCATGGCCAAAAGAACTTAATTGGTGCAGAGGTCTACGCTACGGACTTGCGTGGAGGTGCAGCCTTAGTGCTGGCTGGTTTGGCTGCGGAAGGAGAAACGGTAATTTACGATACCCATCACCTTAAGAGGGGTTATGAAGATATGGTAGAAAAATTGATACCCCTTGGAGCGCAGATACGCGAAGAGGTTGGAGAACCCCAAGGCAAATAA